The Methanoregula sp. UBA64 genome contains the following window.
ATCTCAAAGCCGTCGGGTGCCACGACAACCGCCCCGGTCATCTCCGCAGAGATCCAGCGCGGGTCAGCGTCGATAAACTCGGCAAGGGCCTCTTTCCCGATTCCCTCCGCACAGCGGACCGGGGCACCGATTGCCGGGCGTTTCTCGACAAGGCAGACGGAGAGCCCTTTTTCTGCCGCGGTCTTTGCAGCGATGGCACCGGCCGGGCCGCCGCCGACGATCAGGATGTCGTATTTACTTTTCATGCACGACCTCCAGCGCTCCCAGCGGACAGACCTTGGCGCAGATACCGCAGCCTGTACAGTTCTCCTCAACCGAAAGGTATGCGTCGATCAGTTCCAGTGCGCCTTCAGGGCAGACTGATACACAGCATCCGCAATACCCGCAGATATCCCGGTGTACATTAAGCATTGATCGAATATGTTGGAGGCCGGTTTCATTAATCTTTACGGCTTGTTCTCGGATTGTCGGGTAACGGCCGGGTAAGTTCACCCGGCATGTTTGGAATCTTTTAAATACAATCGCTAGGAAATCTACTTCCTGCTACTCTAAAGGCATCAGGTACGGCACACACGGGTACA
Protein-coding sequences here:
- a CDS encoding 4Fe-4S binding protein produces the protein MLNVHRDICGYCGCCVSVCPEGALELIDAYLSVEENCTGCGICAKVCPLGALEVVHEK